Within Marmota flaviventris isolate mMarFla1 unplaced genomic scaffold, mMarFla1.hap1 Scaffold_1502, whole genome shotgun sequence, the genomic segment ggtggaaactgcaggTGCTGGATTTGCGGAGGGCTCCAAGGAACTTCTGGAGGACGTGGTCTGGAGCCGTGATCGATGCCTGCTCACCAGAGGACATTAAGAAGAATCGAACATTGAAACGTGGTCCAGCAATGGCAGCTAAGCTGCCCTTGAAGATATTCATAGACTTGTGCCTCACAGAAGGGCCCATGGATGAATTCCTGACCCACTTGTTCCTATGGGTCACACAGAGAAGGGACAGGCTGCACCTGTGCTGCAGTAGGCTGAAGATCTTATGGAAACCCACCCGCCACACCCGGAAAGTCCTGAGACTGTTGCAGCTGGACTCTGTCCAGAAGGTGGAAGTGCACTGCACCTGGGCGCCCTCCACCTTGGCTGCTTGTGCTCCTTTCTTGggccagatgaggaacctgaggaagCTGCTTGTCTCAGAGGTCCGCCTGCCTGCCCACACCTCCCCAGAGGAGCAGGAGAGCCTGCTCTCCCAGCTCACCTCGCAGTTCCTCAGGATGGACTGCCTGAGGAAGTTCTATGTGGATGCTGTCCTCCTCCTTGAGGGCCACCTGGAGCAGGTGCTAGGGTGAGTAAGGGGGATGAGCTTCCTCTGCAGACCAGTATCAGTAAATATGAAagggcacctactgtgtgccagccacTGACACTCTAATGGTGAACAAGGCACTGGAAGGTAAATAACCCATCATCTGTTCCTGTTGTGTCCTGAAGCTCCATCTCCCAACCTGTGTTAGAGCAAAGGGCTAAACCAGGGTTCATGGTCTGGGAAGTGACATCATGCTGGGAAGCCAGCTGATGCGGACAGGAGCTAGTGAGGTGGGTGTGAGGTTCCTTCCCTGGGAGCCCTGTCCAGCGACAGGGGTACAAAGCAGGGTAGAGGTGAGGACTTTGAAGGAGGGAAGCCCCCACACCTGTACCTGTTCAACAAGGAAGCCCTGTTGTCCTCCATCTGGGAGCAGAGGAGCCCACTTCTAATGCCCTCCTGGGGAAGGCAGGTCTGAGCTCCCGGTGATGACTCAGGGGTTGTGAGTGAAGAGCAGGGAGTGAGACCTTGCTGAGGGGACAGGGAGTGAGCCCTGCAGGGGCTAACCCCAGGGTGTTTCGACACATCTTTCCTGGATTTGTCTTTGGCACATGACTCTTCCCGACTTCCTGGGGCTAGATTTGTGGCTTTCTGCTTGTCATTGAGGGTGACATTCATAGAGATGGAGGACCCACCTGGTCACACAAGTAGTGGTAAAAGTTTCAGGTTGAAATGGAGTGACCTGAATGAGCAGATTCTATAAAATGTCAACCATGTTCAGATGGTCACGGTGACCTTGGGTTTGGGTCAATTTGTCTTCTCCCTCAGAACTAACTGCCTGGTTCCTCCTTAGGCACCTGAAGACCCCCCTGGAGACCCTCTCGATAACCAACTGCCCGCTCTCAGATTCCGACTGGAATTATCTCTCCCGCTGCCCAAACACCAGCCAGCTCAGACGCCTGGATCTGAGATACATCAAACTGACCAATTTCAGTCCAGAGCCCCTCAAAATTCTGCTGGAGACTGTGGCAGCCACCCTGAACAGGTTGGACTTGGAAGCCTGTGAGATCGCGGAATCCCAGCTCCAAGCCATCCTGCCTGCCCTGAGCCGCTGCTCCCAGCTCAGGATCTTGTGCCTTTTCCGGAATCGCATCTCCATGTCGGTCCTCAGGGACCTGCTCTGTCACACTGCCAGGCTGAGCCAGTTGAGCATAGAGCTAtaccctgcccctctggagagcTATGATGCCCAGGGCGCCATCCACCAAGAGAGATGTTCCCAACTCTGTGCTGAGCTCACAGCACTATTGAAGGACTTTAGGCAGCCCAAGGTCCTTGTGTTCTGTACTGTCCCATGTCCTCAATGTGGCAGCATGTTCCTCTACAACCAGGGCCTCAATCACTGTTTCTGTCCAACAGCTGCCTAGTTGGGTGTGCATAAAAAGCTGCCCTCTACGCAATTGGATGTATAACCAGGATGTAGAGGGATCATGAAGGAAACTCAGAGCCCAGCATTTCAGACACTGCCTGAAGTGTGGATGGGGAAAGGAATCAGATGCTGGGGGCTACATTGGAAGGAAGCCCCTGAAGATTGGACCTTCTGTATAGAGCCATATGTGTCTGTATAGAGTCATCACAAGGGGCCTGGATTTTTAGAATGGGATTTAGGCTTCATGCACACATGAAGAAACTCTTTTGATTCATGGATGGTGCATAAATAAATAGTCTGAAATGAACGGAATCTCAAGATTAGTCCTCTGACATCTTCCATGATGGTTTTACCTAGTTTTCTGACTTTGACACTGGAATTCTCCAGGGGCTGATGGAGAAACATGACCAAGTACTTGGTGATCAATGAGGTTCATTCCCAGAAACTCAAAGCATCCAACTGAAATCAGGTCATTATCTGTGGCTACACTGTGGCATAATCCATGTAGGGGAACACAGGAGGCCTGGAGCATTCTAAGTGGACAGTAAAATTTCAAAACGCCCTTCTTAGGCGACCTCAGTGCCACCCAGACACTCAAGGTTCACCCATCCTTGTGGGTCTCCACAGACCTAGAAACTTGGCGTCTTGGTCTTTGGATGCAATGAGAATAAAATAGGGTCTCTGGGCCTCACAAAACCTTGCCTGTCATCCTGCTACAAAGTCTTTCCTGAAATAATATAGTCATGGCCAATGAAACCATCCAAATTAGCTTTCATTAAAATCGTAGAATTATATAGGTAGATCACACTTGCAAATGTgtctaaattaaactttataaattACCACCTTCTGGTGGGGGAGAAGGCTGCTCATAACTGACAGATCTTCCCCTAACATTTCCCATCTCTCCCTACCCAGGGACACAAGGCTTTCAATCAGCAGATGATCAGAGGATGAGTAAGGATGAGGTGGCTGTGGGCAAATGGGTGGCCCTGCCTGTGCTGCCTGGTCCTAGATCAAGGTCCCCTAAATGACGACTCCTGCTGAGGACTCAGGCTGATGGGATTATGCAGTGACCTTAGCCTTAGCTTCCCAtccaaggaggagaaggaggtccACCCAATCTTCTTTTGAGTTATCCTAAAGCTGCCTGTGTACGTGTTCTAATTTGGGCCTGAAGGCTTCTCCACACACAGTGAACTAGAACCCAGTTGGATGTGTAAGCAGACTGCAGCTCAC encodes:
- the LOC114082266 gene encoding PRAME family member 12-like is translated as MRIQSPPTLLELAGCSLLSNKSRAILDLEDLPIELFPPLFVEAFSRGHTEVLKKMVQTWPFTCLPLGTLMRQPQPEMLRVALDGLDMLLAQQDLPRRWKLQVLDLRRAPRNFWRTWSGAVIDACSPEDIKKNRTLKRGPAMAAKLPLKIFIDLCLTEGPMDEFLTHLFLWVTQRRDRLHLCCSRLKILWKPTRHTRKVLRLLQLDSVQKVEVHCTWAPSTLAACAPFLGQMRNLRKLLVSEVRLPAHTSPEEQESLLSQLTSQFLRMDCLRKFYVDAVLLLEGHLEQVLGHLKTPLETLSITNCPLSDSDWNYLSRCPNTSQLRRLDLRYIKLTNFSPEPLKILLETVAATLNRLDLEACEIAESQLQAILPALSRCSQLRILCLFRNRISMSVLRDLLCHTARLSQLSIELYPAPLESYDAQGAIHQERCSQLCAELTALLKDFRQPKVLVFCTVPCPQCGSMFLYNQGLNHCFCPTAA